From a region of the Methylocystis hirsuta genome:
- a CDS encoding lytic transglycosylase domain-containing protein yields MLVSDGESSDAGRKVEIRINLGFDDQTLQSFLSSLKNAQIQPQTAEYISLTAPYREEACTTRKQASDEQGARVSPVALMLVFAVGFGLKLHFHDIHFPVLPDQAASSIKALVDRITMSESQGNPDARNKFSSAAGLGQFINATWMGLIKKHRPDLAGNLNDKEILDLRKDPDLSREMTARYVEQNTSILMKKGLPVTPGALYLAHFAGPGGAAAILSAPEEVDAATVIASVDGQPGKTREKIVNGNPFLKGFTVKDLKNWAHLKMQGISLELGATAEENFARRD; encoded by the coding sequence ATGTTGGTCTCTGACGGCGAGAGTTCGGACGCGGGAAGAAAGGTCGAGATCAGGATCAATCTTGGGTTCGACGACCAGACGCTGCAAAGCTTTCTATCTTCTCTCAAGAACGCGCAAATACAACCGCAGACCGCTGAATATATCAGCCTGACCGCGCCTTATCGGGAAGAGGCTTGCACCACGCGCAAGCAGGCCAGCGACGAACAAGGCGCGCGCGTTTCTCCAGTCGCTCTCATGCTGGTCTTCGCCGTTGGATTCGGACTGAAACTGCACTTCCACGACATTCATTTTCCAGTTCTTCCCGATCAGGCCGCCTCGTCGATCAAGGCTCTGGTCGACAGGATCACCATGTCCGAGTCACAGGGAAATCCGGACGCTAGAAACAAATTTTCTTCCGCGGCCGGACTGGGGCAGTTCATCAACGCGACCTGGATGGGGTTGATCAAGAAGCACCGTCCTGACCTCGCCGGCAATTTAAACGACAAAGAGATTCTCGACTTGCGCAAGGACCCTGATCTCTCTCGAGAAATGACGGCGCGCTATGTCGAGCAAAACACGTCGATCCTGATGAAGAAGGGTCTGCCGGTCACGCCGGGTGCGCTTTATCTGGCGCATTTCGCCGGCCCGGGCGGCGCGGCGGCGATCCTGTCCGCGCCGGAAGAGGTCGATGCGGCGACAGTGATCGCCAGCGTCGACGGACAGCCGGGCAAAACCCGCGAAAAAATCGTCAATGGAAATCCCTTCTTGAAAGGCTTCACCGTGAAAGACCTCAAGAACTGGGCTCATCTCAAGATGCAGGGGATCAGCTTGGAGCTTGGCGCGACTGCGGAGGAGAATTTTGCGCGGCGAGATTAA
- a CDS encoding patatin-like phospholipase family protein, translated as MTGGNDAKTAFVLAGGGSLGAVQVGMLRSLVAAGVRPDFIVGSSVGAMNACYFAGQPDAGGVERLAQIWLNLRRKDIFPFTFGTAFGLLRHANYLVDPSSLRGLIERHLSYVSLQEAKLPVHIVATDMQGIAVTLSRGSTVKAIMASAAVPGIFPTVEVDGAPLMDGAIAANTPMWLAMTLGARRIIVLPTGYACALEGPPASAVGRGLHAITLLIAWQLIRDLERLPEEIDVHLAPALCPLNVSPYDFSRAGELISRAAAASQEWIAKGGLSRRATPADLAPHHHPSAAVVGGH; from the coding sequence ATGACCGGCGGAAACGACGCCAAGACCGCCTTCGTTCTGGCCGGCGGCGGCAGCCTCGGCGCGGTTCAGGTCGGCATGCTTCGAAGCTTGGTGGCCGCAGGCGTTCGCCCAGACTTCATCGTCGGTTCGTCGGTCGGCGCGATGAACGCCTGCTATTTCGCCGGCCAGCCGGATGCGGGAGGGGTTGAAAGACTGGCGCAGATTTGGCTCAACCTACGTCGGAAGGACATATTTCCCTTCACTTTCGGCACGGCGTTCGGCTTGCTGCGCCACGCCAATTATCTGGTTGATCCTTCATCGTTGAGGGGCTTGATCGAGCGGCATCTGTCCTATGTCAGCCTGCAAGAGGCGAAGCTCCCCGTCCATATTGTCGCGACAGATATGCAGGGCATCGCAGTGACCTTGTCGCGAGGTTCGACTGTAAAGGCCATCATGGCCAGCGCCGCGGTGCCGGGAATCTTTCCAACCGTCGAGGTGGACGGCGCGCCGTTGATGGATGGCGCGATCGCCGCCAACACGCCGATGTGGCTCGCCATGACGCTCGGGGCGAGAAGGATCATCGTTTTGCCGACGGGTTACGCCTGCGCCTTGGAAGGGCCGCCCGCGAGCGCCGTCGGTCGCGGACTGCACGCGATCACGCTGCTGATCGCCTGGCAATTGATCCGCGATCTGGAGCGCCTGCCTGAAGAGATCGATGTGCATCTCGCGCCCGCGCTCTGTCCGCTAAACGTTTCCCCTTACGATTTCTCGCGCGCCGGCGAACTGATCTCTCGCGCCGCGGCGGCGTCGCAGGAATGGATCGCCAAGGGCGGCTTGAGCCGCCGCGCCACGCCGGCCGATCTCGCCCCACACCATCATCCATCCGCCGCCGTTGTCGGCGGACACTGA
- a CDS encoding DUF2165 family protein, producing the protein MLMRYSKILLTAALGVLILLVAINNVTDYNTNYEVVSHVMSMDQVPTGSPLEWRAVTSVTLHRMFYAFIIAIEFSAAALILAGVWRLLLARKAQATQFNAAKDVATAGLALAVGLYLFGFMAVGGEWFQMWRSGPDMQQAAFRFIGCAALVMLFLGQRDD; encoded by the coding sequence ATGTTGATGAGATATTCGAAGATTTTGCTGACGGCTGCGCTCGGCGTGCTCATTCTGCTCGTCGCGATCAATAATGTGACGGACTACAACACGAACTACGAGGTCGTCAGCCATGTGATGTCGATGGACCAAGTGCCGACCGGCAGCCCGCTCGAGTGGCGCGCGGTCACGAGCGTGACGCTGCACCGAATGTTTTATGCATTCATCATCGCAATCGAATTCTCCGCCGCCGCGCTCATTCTCGCCGGCGTGTGGCGGCTATTGCTGGCGCGCAAGGCGCAGGCGACGCAATTCAACGCCGCAAAGGATGTCGCCACTGCGGGGCTTGCGCTCGCCGTCGGCCTTTACCTGTTCGGCTTCATGGCCGTTGGCGGCGAGTGGTTCCAGATGTGGCGCTCCGGACCCGATATGCAGCAGGCCGCGTTCCGCTTCATCGGCTGCGCGGCGCTGGTGATGCTGTTTCTGGGTCAGCGCGACGATTAA
- a CDS encoding glutathione S-transferase N-terminal domain-containing protein: protein MIDLYYWPTPNGHKVTIFLEEAGLAYRIKPVDITKGDQFKPEFLAISPNNRMPAIVDRAPADGGAPVALFESGAILVYLAEKTGRLFPADLHARARTLQWLFWQVGGLGPMAGQNHHFAKYAPAKIPYAIERYRNETGRLYGVMDGQLAKTPYLAGEYSIADIACYPWIVPHEDQGQDLHDFPHLKRWFEAIRSRPAVVRAYAAGGPYERTRLDFTALEREILFGQTAERGGAK from the coding sequence ATGATTGATCTTTATTACTGGCCGACCCCCAACGGCCACAAAGTCACGATTTTTCTCGAGGAAGCGGGACTGGCTTATCGGATCAAGCCCGTCGACATCACCAAAGGGGACCAATTCAAGCCAGAGTTTCTGGCGATTTCTCCGAACAATCGCATGCCTGCCATCGTCGACCGCGCGCCGGCCGACGGCGGCGCTCCGGTCGCGCTCTTCGAATCGGGCGCGATCCTCGTCTATCTCGCGGAGAAGACCGGACGGCTTTTTCCCGCGGACCTCCATGCCCGCGCGCGAACGCTGCAGTGGCTGTTCTGGCAGGTCGGCGGGCTTGGCCCGATGGCCGGTCAAAACCACCACTTCGCCAAATACGCGCCGGCGAAAATTCCCTACGCGATCGAGCGCTACCGTAACGAGACAGGCCGGCTCTACGGCGTCATGGACGGTCAGCTCGCCAAGACGCCCTATCTCGCCGGCGAATATTCGATCGCCGACATCGCCTGCTATCCCTGGATCGTCCCGCATGAGGATCAGGGCCAGGATCTGCACGACTTCCCGCATCTCAAGCGCTGGTTCGAAGCGATCCGTTCGCGACCCGCGGTAGTCCGCGCCTATGCGGCCGGCGGGCCCTACGAGCGGACGCGTCTCGATTTCACGGCGCTGGAGCGCGAAATACTTTTCGGCCAGACCGCCGAGCGCGGCGGCGCGAAATAG
- a CDS encoding orotate phosphoribosyltransferase, with protein sequence MSNDRQTAARETAKALIEVQAVLVNVDKPFITTAGWASPVYIDMRKIIAFPRLRRRLVEFATRTIERDIGYESLDVVAGGETAGIPFAAWIADSLMLPMQYVRKKPKGFGRNARIEGDVMEGGRALLVEDLATDGGSKKDFVQALRDSGQRCDHVFVFFFYDIFAGAREELAALGISLHALATWRDVLAVAREHKYFPDDALNEVEAFIADPVAWSAAHGGLAKAKG encoded by the coding sequence ATGTCGAACGACCGCCAAACCGCCGCGCGAGAGACCGCCAAGGCGCTGATCGAAGTGCAAGCGGTGCTCGTGAATGTCGATAAGCCCTTCATAACGACCGCCGGCTGGGCGTCGCCTGTCTACATCGACATGCGCAAGATCATCGCCTTTCCGCGGCTGCGGCGGCGCCTCGTCGAATTCGCGACGCGGACGATCGAACGCGACATCGGCTATGAGTCGCTCGACGTCGTGGCGGGCGGCGAGACGGCCGGCATTCCCTTCGCGGCCTGGATCGCCGACAGCCTCATGCTGCCGATGCAATATGTGCGCAAAAAGCCCAAGGGCTTCGGCCGCAACGCCCGCATCGAAGGCGATGTGATGGAGGGCGGCCGCGCCCTGCTTGTCGAGGATTTGGCGACCGACGGCGGCTCGAAGAAGGACTTCGTGCAGGCGCTGCGCGACTCAGGGCAGCGCTGCGACCATGTCTTCGTATTCTTCTTCTACGATATTTTCGCCGGCGCGCGCGAGGAGTTGGCGGCGCTCGGCATCAGCCTGCATGCGCTCGCGACCTGGCGCGATGTGCTCGCCGTGGCCCGCGAGCACAAATATTTCCCCGATGACGCGCTCAACGAAGTCGAAGCCTTCATCGCCGATCCCGTCGCCTGGTCGGCGGCGCATGGCGGCCTCGCCAAGGCGAAGGGATGA
- a CDS encoding superoxide dismutase: MTIRIGRRQFLAASAAAGAALNASAASAENDAAVLRKGGVNTPLPLPFDPAKIKGLSEKLLISHYENNYIGAIKRLNAIGQELAALNFDKAPGFQINGLKREELIATNSMILHEVYFAGLGDGSKPGADLAQAIDRDFGGFARWRSEFLGMGKALGGGSGWVILAYDKHGKRLVNSWANDHTQNMAGGDPLLVLDMFEHAYQMDFGAKAADYVKVVMEAFSWSNADRLYAKYSKT; encoded by the coding sequence ATGACAATTCGGATTGGCCGTCGGCAGTTTCTCGCCGCCTCCGCCGCCGCTGGCGCGGCGCTCAACGCCTCTGCGGCGAGCGCCGAGAACGACGCCGCTGTTTTGCGCAAGGGCGGGGTTAACACGCCGCTGCCTTTGCCATTTGATCCCGCCAAGATCAAAGGGCTTTCCGAAAAGCTCCTCATCTCACATTACGAGAACAACTATATCGGCGCGATCAAGCGCCTCAATGCGATCGGCCAGGAACTTGCGGCGCTCAATTTCGACAAGGCTCCGGGGTTTCAGATCAACGGCTTAAAGCGCGAAGAGCTTATCGCCACCAATTCCATGATCCTGCATGAAGTTTATTTTGCCGGACTTGGCGACGGAAGCAAGCCGGGCGCCGATTTGGCGCAGGCGATCGATCGCGATTTCGGAGGATTCGCGCGTTGGCGGTCCGAATTCCTGGGCATGGGCAAGGCGCTCGGCGGCGGCTCCGGCTGGGTGATTCTTGCGTACGACAAGCATGGCAAGCGGCTCGTCAACTCTTGGGCGAATGACCACACGCAGAACATGGCTGGCGGCGATCCCCTGCTGGTCCTCGATATGTTCGAGCACGCCTATCAGATGGATTTCGGCGCCAAGGCCGCCGACTACGTAAAAGTTGTGATGGAGGCGTTCAGCTGGTCGAACGCCGATCGCCTCTATGCCAAATATAGTAAGACGTAG
- a CDS encoding peptide-binding protein has product MSEKLAPFAGLTLAALAAAIAWGATALAGDRCKAVDAMGASIAIRDQRKTVIGAIEDGTAIIVQRYGEDDHGRPWAYVASPGGKRLGWLYREFIRCS; this is encoded by the coding sequence ATGTCCGAGAAACTCGCGCCTTTCGCCGGCCTCACTCTCGCCGCTCTGGCCGCCGCGATCGCGTGGGGCGCGACGGCGCTCGCTGGCGATCGTTGTAAGGCGGTTGACGCCATGGGCGCTTCGATCGCCATCCGCGATCAGCGCAAGACGGTCATCGGCGCCATCGAAGACGGGACGGCTATTATCGTGCAGCGCTATGGCGAGGACGATCACGGCAGGCCCTGGGCCTATGTGGCGAGCCCCGGCGGCAAGCGGCTCGGCTGGCTCTATCGCGAATTTATCCGCTGCTCTTGA
- a CDS encoding M15 family metallopeptidase — MLLLIGALSMPYARAGEPPPGFARLADVAPTIVQEMRYAGADNFTGAPVPGYDAPQCWLRTEAAKALADAQKDARARGISLVVYDCYRPLRAVSAFVDWSRNADQRTKTEHYPRLAKTALFPEGYIAEHSTHSTGLAVDIGVKGWDFGTPFDFFDTRSWTKAKTSKTARAHRDALVSLMRRHGFENFPREWWHFTYKGADGAPSYDAEIK; from the coding sequence ATGTTACTTCTTATCGGGGCGCTTTCCATGCCATATGCGCGCGCCGGCGAGCCGCCGCCAGGCTTCGCGCGCCTTGCTGATGTTGCGCCGACTATTGTTCAGGAGATGCGCTATGCCGGCGCCGATAATTTCACCGGCGCACCGGTCCCCGGCTATGATGCGCCGCAATGCTGGCTGCGCACCGAGGCCGCCAAAGCGTTGGCGGACGCGCAAAAGGATGCGCGCGCTCGCGGGATTTCGCTCGTCGTCTACGACTGCTACCGACCGCTGCGCGCCGTTTCGGCCTTCGTCGACTGGTCGCGCAACGCCGACCAGCGGACGAAGACCGAACATTATCCGCGCCTCGCGAAGACTGCGCTGTTTCCCGAGGGCTATATCGCCGAACATTCCACGCACTCGACGGGATTGGCCGTCGATATTGGCGTCAAAGGCTGGGATTTCGGCACGCCGTTCGATTTTTTCGATACGCGCTCATGGACGAAAGCAAAAACCTCAAAGACGGCGCGGGCGCATCGCGACGCGCTCGTGAGCTTGATGCGCCGCCACGGCTTTGAAAATTTTCCGCGCGAATGGTGGCATTTCACCTACAAAGGCGCGGACGGCGCGCCGAGCTATGATGCCGAGATCAAGTAA
- the recG gene encoding ATP-dependent DNA helicase RecG, with protein sequence MRPSLLDPVFGRVAALPGVGPKTARMFDRLLAKPGAEARLVDLLFHLPSTVIDRSVRPTIAAAPLETMVVLKACVTEHRRPQGRYSKSPYRVLVEDDTGDVELVFFLANPDWIERSLPLGATRWISGRIELYDGRRQIVHPDRVLDEAGLAKLPAYEAVYGLTEGLQARYVLRATEEALTRLPNLPEWQDASVLSANKLPAFAEALRAAHRPASADALSPQHPARQRLALDELLASQLALRLIRAKMRRPPGRAHKGDGRYARAIESALPFRLTRAQQRTLDEIRADLASEQRMLRLVQGDVGSGKTVVAALAIASVAETGRQSALMAPTEILARQHYDRLTPTLASAGLRVALLTGRAKPSERAALHAAIGAGEVDVVIGTHALVQSDLAFHDLGLAVVDEQHRFGVEQRLALGAKGDAVDVLVMTATPIPRTLALTAFGDMDCSALDEKPPGRTPIATRALPAERIDEVIAGLRRALAEGARAYWVCPLVEENEELDLSAAQARHADLSRLFGAAVGLVHGRMKGGEKDAVMEAFQRGEVKILVATTVIEVGVDVPEATIMVIEHAERFGLAQLHQLRGRVGRGSGKSSCLLLYKGPLSEAAKARLMIIRQTEDGFRIAEEDLRLRGEGEILGVRQAGLPSFRLADLSAHARLLAVARDDAELILRRDPELASDRGQALRALLYLFERNDAVRLLRAG encoded by the coding sequence ATGCGTCCCTCCCTGCTCGATCCCGTCTTCGGTCGCGTCGCCGCACTGCCCGGCGTCGGACCGAAAACCGCCAGAATGTTCGATCGGCTCCTCGCCAAGCCCGGAGCCGAAGCGCGCCTCGTCGATCTGCTTTTCCATCTTCCGTCGACCGTCATCGACCGCAGCGTGCGGCCCACGATCGCCGCCGCGCCGCTCGAGACAATGGTCGTGTTGAAGGCATGCGTCACCGAGCATCGTCGCCCGCAGGGCCGATATTCGAAATCGCCCTATCGCGTGCTTGTCGAGGATGACACCGGCGACGTCGAACTGGTGTTCTTTCTCGCCAATCCCGACTGGATCGAACGCAGCCTACCGCTTGGCGCGACGCGCTGGATCTCGGGACGCATCGAGCTTTATGACGGCCGCCGCCAGATCGTGCATCCGGACCGCGTGCTCGACGAAGCCGGATTGGCGAAGCTCCCCGCATATGAAGCCGTCTATGGCCTCACCGAGGGCTTGCAGGCGCGGTATGTCTTACGTGCGACGGAAGAAGCGCTGACGCGCCTGCCGAACCTTCCAGAATGGCAGGACGCCAGCGTTCTTTCCGCCAACAAGCTTCCCGCATTTGCCGAGGCGCTGCGCGCGGCGCACCGGCCCGCAAGCGCCGATGCGCTCTCGCCGCAGCATCCTGCGCGTCAGCGTCTCGCGCTCGATGAATTGCTCGCAAGCCAGCTCGCGCTACGCCTCATTCGCGCCAAGATGCGGCGTCCCCCGGGTCGCGCGCACAAGGGCGACGGCCGCTACGCCCGAGCGATCGAATCCGCCCTGCCGTTTCGCTTGACGCGCGCGCAGCAGCGCACGCTTGACGAAATCCGCGCCGATCTTGCGTCGGAACAGCGCATGCTGCGGCTCGTTCAGGGCGACGTCGGATCCGGCAAGACCGTCGTCGCGGCGCTCGCCATCGCGAGCGTGGCCGAGACCGGCCGGCAAAGCGCCTTGATGGCGCCGACCGAGATCCTGGCGCGGCAGCACTACGATCGGCTTACGCCAACGCTCGCGTCCGCGGGACTGCGCGTCGCGCTGCTGACAGGCCGCGCCAAACCCAGCGAGCGCGCGGCGCTCCACGCCGCCATTGGAGCGGGGGAGGTCGATGTCGTCATCGGCACGCATGCTCTCGTGCAAAGTGATCTCGCCTTTCACGACCTCGGCCTCGCCGTCGTCGACGAGCAGCATCGCTTCGGCGTCGAGCAGCGGCTTGCGCTCGGCGCCAAGGGCGACGCCGTCGACGTCCTGGTGATGACCGCGACGCCAATCCCGCGCACGCTGGCGCTGACGGCGTTCGGCGACATGGATTGCTCGGCGCTCGACGAAAAGCCGCCCGGCCGCACGCCGATCGCGACGCGCGCGCTTCCGGCGGAAAGAATCGATGAGGTGATTGCGGGGCTGCGCCGCGCCTTGGCGGAGGGCGCGCGGGCCTATTGGGTCTGTCCGCTCGTCGAGGAGAATGAGGAGCTGGACCTCTCCGCTGCGCAAGCGCGCCATGCGGATCTCTCAAGGCTTTTTGGAGCGGCGGTCGGCCTCGTTCACGGAAGAATGAAGGGCGGCGAGAAGGACGCCGTAATGGAAGCCTTTCAGCGCGGCGAGGTCAAAATTCTGGTGGCGACCACGGTCATCGAAGTCGGCGTCGACGTTCCCGAAGCGACGATCATGGTCATCGAACACGCCGAGCGCTTCGGCCTTGCGCAGCTGCATCAGCTGCGCGGACGCGTTGGTCGCGGCTCGGGCAAGTCCTCATGCCTGCTCCTGTACAAGGGCCCGTTAAGCGAAGCGGCGAAAGCGCGGCTGATGATCATACGCCAGACGGAAGACGGATTTCGCATCGCCGAGGAAGATCTGCGGCTGCGCGGCGAAGGCGAAATTCTCGGCGTGCGGCAGGCCGGTCTGCCGAGCTTTCGGCTCGCCGACCTTTCCGCCCACGCGCGACTCCTCGCCGTGGCGCGCGACGACGCCGAATTGATTCTGCGTCGCGATCCCGAGCTTGCGAGCGACAGAGGCCAAGCCTTGCGCGCCCTGCTCTACCTCTTCGAACGCAACGACGCCGTGCGCCTGCTGCGCGCCGGCTGA
- a CDS encoding DNA methyltransferase, whose protein sequence is MSAVEKLAETEFFHDLRWSAEFGAATRAVVADGVPYYLNAFWTAGQRRAHPLHEISYRACFKPQLPAFFIDRLTQPGDVVCDPFMGRGTTILQAALMGRRPIGSDANPLSLLLTRPRLRPPALCEIEARLAAAPWGRGDVERDDLRAFYHSETLRQICALRAYLFAREHDRRLDAVDDWIRMVALNRLTGHSPGFFSVYTMPPNQAVSVKAQLKINARREQTPPRRDIAELIFKKSRALLAEEGPTACDAQLVVADAAHLQHIADATVDLVVTSPPFLDVVDYRGDNWLRNWFAGIEAESIRLSQLRAPEDWRAMTRDVFEELARVVKPGGHVAYEVGEVRGGALPLEQLVWRALDDLPFERLGVLVNEQSFTKTSNCWGVANNVKGVNSNRIVIARRL, encoded by the coding sequence ATGAGCGCAGTTGAAAAGCTCGCGGAAACGGAATTCTTCCACGACCTGCGTTGGTCGGCAGAATTCGGCGCGGCGACCCGGGCCGTCGTCGCAGACGGCGTTCCTTATTACCTCAACGCCTTCTGGACCGCCGGGCAAAGGCGCGCGCATCCGCTGCATGAGATCAGCTATCGCGCCTGTTTCAAACCGCAGCTCCCGGCCTTTTTCATCGATCGGCTGACGCAGCCGGGAGATGTCGTCTGCGATCCGTTCATGGGCCGTGGCACGACCATCCTGCAAGCGGCGCTGATGGGGCGGAGGCCCATCGGCTCCGACGCCAATCCGCTGTCGCTGCTGCTGACGCGCCCGCGGCTGCGGCCTCCTGCGCTTTGCGAGATCGAGGCCAGGCTCGCGGCCGCGCCCTGGGGACGCGGCGACGTCGAACGCGACGACCTTCGCGCCTTCTATCATTCCGAGACGTTGCGGCAGATTTGCGCGCTGCGTGCGTATCTGTTCGCGCGCGAGCATGACCGACGTCTCGACGCCGTCGACGACTGGATCCGAATGGTGGCGCTCAATCGATTGACCGGCCATTCTCCCGGGTTTTTTTCCGTCTATACGATGCCGCCGAACCAGGCCGTTTCGGTGAAGGCGCAATTGAAAATCAATGCGCGTCGGGAACAAACGCCGCCGCGCCGCGACATCGCCGAGCTGATTTTCAAGAAATCGCGCGCGCTTCTGGCGGAGGAGGGGCCGACGGCCTGCGACGCGCAGCTCGTCGTGGCGGACGCCGCGCATTTGCAGCACATCGCAGATGCGACGGTTGATCTCGTGGTCACCTCGCCGCCCTTTCTCGACGTCGTCGACTATCGCGGCGACAATTGGCTGCGCAACTGGTTCGCGGGAATCGAGGCCGAGAGCATCCGCCTCTCGCAGCTTCGCGCGCCGGAAGACTGGCGCGCGATGACTCGCGACGTTTTCGAAGAGTTGGCGCGAGTCGTGAAGCCGGGCGGTCACGTCGCTTACGAGGTTGGCGAGGTCAGGGGCGGGGCGCTGCCGCTCGAACAACTGGTCTGGCGCGCGCTCGACGATCTTCCGTTCGAGCGATTGGGCGTGCTCGTCAACGAGCAAAGTTTCACGAAAACCAGCAACTGCTGGGGCGTCGCCAACAATGTGAAGGGCGTCAACAGCAACCGAATCGTGATCGCGCGTCGCTTGTGA
- a CDS encoding HigA family addiction module antitoxin: MGRYHEELTRRFLIGVRQEAPANARRQTHLRRKSVRARPSKSKLASMENGMSHPGEILARHLQELGLTASDLARDIDVPVNRVTAILNGQRGVTADTALRLGHWFGVQPEDWLELQTQYELSLARRAAGARIKSLPSLADRQRD, from the coding sequence ATGGGCCGCTACCATGAAGAGCTCACCAGAAGATTTTTGATCGGCGTTCGGCAGGAAGCGCCAGCAAATGCGCGTCGACAGACGCATCTGCGACGCAAGAGCGTTCGCGCGCGCCCGTCAAAATCCAAACTGGCGTCGATGGAGAATGGGATGTCGCATCCTGGCGAAATTCTTGCCCGTCATTTGCAGGAACTCGGACTGACGGCGTCGGATCTGGCGCGAGATATCGACGTGCCGGTGAATCGGGTCACCGCCATCCTCAACGGCCAGCGGGGCGTCACCGCCGATACGGCGCTGCGACTCGGACACTGGTTCGGCGTCCAGCCCGAAGATTGGTTGGAACTGCAGACGCAATATGAGCTTTCTCTCGCCCGCCGCGCGGCCGGGGCGAGAATCAAGTCGCTGCCGAGCCTCGCCGATCGTCAGCGCGACTAA
- the tgt gene encoding tRNA guanosine(34) transglycosylase Tgt, whose product MTQAFSFSVLATDGLARQGEIQTPRGIIRTPVFMPVGTAATVKAMFAEDVRAAGADILLGNVYHLMLRPGAERIARLGGLHEFMRWPYPILTDSGGFQVMSLAKLRKLDESGVTFQSHIDGSRHHLSPERSMEIQDLLGSDIQMQLDECVRLPCSESEAERAMRLSLRWAERSRKAFRERPGRAVFGIVQGGESKRLRIESAKALAGMEFHGIAVGGLAVGEPQDVMLDMLETTAPHLPESKPRYLMGVGAPDDIVQAVARGIDMFDCVMPTRAGRHGLAYTRHGRVTLRNARHADDPRPLDEQSSCPAARDYSRAYLHHLVKAGEILGMMLLTQANVAYYQELMAGLRAAIGAGRLADFIAETRAKWIEGESAS is encoded by the coding sequence GTGACGCAGGCTTTTTCTTTCTCCGTTCTGGCGACCGACGGGCTTGCCCGCCAGGGCGAGATTCAGACGCCGCGTGGAATCATCCGTACGCCGGTCTTCATGCCGGTCGGCACCGCGGCGACGGTGAAGGCGATGTTCGCCGAGGACGTGCGCGCCGCCGGCGCCGACATTCTGCTCGGCAATGTCTATCATCTCATGCTGCGACCGGGCGCAGAGCGGATCGCGCGGCTGGGCGGACTGCATGAATTCATGCGCTGGCCCTATCCGATCTTGACGGATTCCGGCGGCTTTCAGGTGATGTCGCTTGCGAAGCTGCGCAAGCTCGATGAAAGCGGCGTGACCTTCCAGTCGCATATCGACGGTTCGCGCCATCATCTTTCGCCTGAGCGCTCGATGGAAATTCAGGATCTCTTGGGCTCGGACATCCAGATGCAGCTCGATGAATGCGTGCGCCTGCCATGTTCGGAAAGCGAGGCCGAACGCGCCATGCGTCTTTCGCTGCGTTGGGCGGAGCGTTCGCGTAAGGCGTTTCGCGAACGCCCGGGCAGGGCGGTGTTCGGCATCGTGCAAGGCGGCGAATCGAAGCGTCTTCGGATCGAAAGCGCCAAGGCGCTCGCCGGCATGGAGTTCCACGGGATCGCTGTTGGCGGTCTGGCCGTCGGCGAACCTCAGGACGTGATGCTCGACATGCTCGAGACGACCGCCCCGCATTTGCCCGAATCAAAACCTCGTTATCTAATGGGTGTGGGCGCACCTGACGACATCGTTCAGGCCGTCGCGCGGGGAATCGACATGTTTGACTGCGTGATGCCGACTCGCGCCGGCCGACATGGCCTTGCCTATACCCGCCACGGACGGGTGACGTTGCGCAATGCGCGCCACGCCGACGATCCGCGGCCGCTCGACGAGCAGTCATCCTGCCCCGCCGCGCGCGATTATTCGCGCGCCTATCTGCATCACCTCGTCAAAGCGGGGGAAATCCTCGGGATGATGCTGCTGACGCAGGCCAATGTCGCCTATTATCAGGAGCTGATGGCGGGCCTGCGCGCAGCCATCGGCGCCGGGCGCCTCGCCGACTTCATCGCCGAAACGCGCGCCAAATGGATCGAGGGCGAAAGCGCTTCGTGA